A section of the Candidatus Latescibacterota bacterium genome encodes:
- the glgD gene encoding glucose-1-phosphate adenylyltransferase subunit GlgD produces MDNVLTMILAGGAPDALGVLARHRAKTAVPFGGRYRLIDFPLSNCVNSGLRNLYILTQYNPRSLRRHIRLGRPWDLDRSMTGGVRVLMPYSGAHHTSWYRGTADALLQNLDIIRKSTSRYVLILSGDHIYKMDYRELFHRHIVTGATMTLATRLQRPGDEHRFGLVDVDARGQVVAFREKPGAPFGTDASLGIYLFERDYLVTALRAAAAGDGTDLVSEVVIPTVNREQVATYRFDGYWEDVGDLEAYYRANLLLVDAAPPLVLDDPAWPIYTRMESESPTWFAGDSSVERCVVGAGGRIAGAVHDSVIFPRVTIEAGAVVEGAVLFSGCRVAAGARVHRAILDKDVQVGENARVVGRDALIVLPKGSAVPAGADACEPGAVLARGGER; encoded by the coding sequence ATGGACAACGTCCTGACCATGATCCTCGCCGGCGGCGCCCCGGACGCCCTTGGCGTGCTGGCGCGGCACCGCGCGAAGACGGCCGTGCCCTTCGGCGGCCGCTATCGCCTCATCGACTTTCCGCTGAGCAACTGCGTCAACTCCGGCCTGCGCAACCTCTACATCCTCACGCAGTACAATCCGCGCAGCCTTCGGCGGCACATCCGCCTCGGCCGGCCCTGGGACCTGGACCGCAGCATGACCGGCGGCGTGCGCGTGCTCATGCCCTACTCGGGCGCGCATCACACGTCGTGGTATCGGGGCACGGCCGACGCGCTGCTGCAGAACCTGGACATCATCCGCAAGAGCACGAGCCGCTACGTGCTGATCCTGAGCGGCGACCACATCTACAAGATGGACTACCGCGAGCTCTTCCACCGGCACATCGTCACCGGCGCCACGATGACCCTGGCCACGCGCCTGCAGCGCCCCGGGGACGAGCATCGCTTCGGGCTGGTGGACGTCGACGCGCGCGGTCAGGTGGTCGCCTTCCGCGAGAAGCCCGGCGCGCCCTTCGGCACGGACGCGAGCCTGGGGATCTACCTGTTCGAGCGCGACTACCTGGTCACGGCCCTGCGCGCCGCGGCCGCGGGCGACGGCACGGACCTCGTCAGCGAAGTCGTGATCCCCACCGTGAACCGGGAGCAGGTGGCGACCTACCGCTTCGACGGCTACTGGGAAGACGTCGGCGACCTCGAGGCCTACTACCGCGCGAACCTGCTGCTGGTGGACGCGGCGCCGCCGCTGGTGCTGGACGACCCCGCCTGGCCCATCTACACGCGGATGGAGAGCGAGAGCCCCACGTGGTTCGCCGGCGACTCCAGCGTCGAGCGCTGCGTGGTGGGCGCGGGCGGCCGCATCGCGGGGGCGGTGCACGACTCGGTGATCTTTCCGCGCGTCACCATCGAGGCCGGGGCCGTGGTGGAGGGCGCCGTGCTCTTCTCCGGCTGCCGCGTGGCGGCGGGCGCGCGCGTGCATCGCGCGATCCTCGACAAGGACGTCCAGGTGGGCGAGAACGCGCGGGTGGTGGGGCGCGACGCGCTGATCGTCCTGCCCAAGGGCAGCGCCGTGCCGGCGGGCGCCGACGCCTGCGAACCCGGCGCCGTGCTCGCGCGCGGAGGTGAGCGATGA
- a CDS encoding FliA/WhiG family RNA polymerase sigma factor, giving the protein METTLTLWEAYHRERAPRDREALIVHYLGLVKYVAGRLAAGLPDSVDIDDLVGAGMIGLMKAVEAFDPAKEVKFETYSIPRIRGAMLDELRNQDWFPRSVRRKAKRIDLAVQELEAKLGRSPKDVELAKHMRLDLEDFYRLAGEVSQSSLLSIEEELRVGKDGTYASVREILSDLRVQSAHDRLADKELRAIVMETLEQLDEKERLVLTLYYFEELTLAEIGEVLGVSESRVCQIHGKAVGRLRLRVRGKTRENPLPLRRTGRRKEAAAQR; this is encoded by the coding sequence TTGGAAACGACGCTGACGTTATGGGAGGCGTACCACCGCGAGCGCGCGCCGCGCGACCGCGAGGCGCTCATCGTCCACTACCTTGGCCTGGTCAAGTATGTGGCGGGGCGGCTGGCGGCGGGCCTGCCGGATTCGGTGGACATCGACGATCTCGTGGGCGCGGGGATGATCGGTCTGATGAAGGCCGTGGAGGCCTTCGACCCCGCCAAGGAGGTCAAGTTCGAGACCTACTCCATCCCACGGATTCGCGGCGCGATGCTCGACGAGTTGCGCAACCAGGACTGGTTCCCGCGCTCCGTGCGCCGCAAGGCGAAGCGGATCGATCTGGCCGTCCAGGAGCTCGAGGCCAAGCTGGGCCGGAGTCCCAAGGACGTGGAACTGGCCAAGCACATGCGCCTCGATCTGGAGGACTTCTACCGCCTGGCCGGCGAGGTCTCGCAGTCCAGCCTGCTCTCCATCGAGGAGGAGCTGCGCGTGGGCAAGGACGGCACCTACGCGTCCGTGCGGGAGATCCTCTCCGACCTGCGCGTCCAGAGCGCGCACGATCGCCTGGCCGACAAGGAGCTGCGCGCCATCGTCATGGAGACGCTGGAGCAGCTGGACGAGAAGGAGCGGCTCGTCCTGACCCTCTACTACTTCGAGGAGCTGACCCTGGCCGAAATCGGCGAGGTGCTGGGGGTCAGCGAGAGCCGGGTCTGCCAGATCCACGGCAAGGCCGTGGGCCGTCTGCGCCTCAGGGTGCGGGGCAAGACCCGCGAGAACCCGCTGCCGCTGCGCCGGACGGGACGGCGCAAGGAGGCGGCGGCGCAACGCTGA
- a CDS encoding GGDEF domain-containing protein: MNRQQRTSRYFLQHLLPRDALAPSERSRLDAVLRAGGTDAERRLAVELAEALASRGVYRRGRPGHYGNPATRETYRLCPLAVPREPVAPEASPPATTPSTPPVPVEGGVRFDRLREVLAVLRLQGRQPGILAGVGRLLAALDRWYPGSGHCLYHFETLAQGDTLAGLRSLEPDTLAPGHPYRQALATRGVSRLDPQAAAASGWYPPRAGADARWLLLPLRLPADDADASPWGLLELRLPPALDDDSLDAELGLLGEALSELVHNHRVLSDVVYVDGLTQVFNRSFLDLQLPVEVERARRNDETLAVLVVDLDDFKRINDTFGHEAGDRVLRSLGMLVRDTMRRVDQVFRFGGEEFVVLLPRLDEDSALRAAERLRLAVAEHRVELRGSDSPLGVTVSIGGALYPRDGADPDALFREADAACYRSKRDGKNRVSFAGPPGV; this comes from the coding sequence ATGAACCGACAGCAGAGGACCAGCCGCTACTTCCTCCAGCACCTGCTCCCGCGTGACGCGCTCGCGCCGTCCGAGCGGAGCCGGCTTGACGCCGTGCTGCGCGCCGGTGGCACCGACGCGGAGCGGCGTCTCGCCGTGGAGCTGGCCGAGGCCCTGGCCAGCCGGGGAGTCTACCGGCGCGGCCGCCCGGGCCACTACGGGAATCCGGCGACCCGCGAGACCTACCGTCTGTGCCCGCTCGCGGTTCCACGTGAACCGGTCGCCCCGGAGGCGTCGCCGCCGGCGACCACGCCATCGACGCCGCCCGTGCCGGTGGAGGGGGGCGTCCGCTTCGATCGCCTGCGGGAGGTCCTCGCGGTCCTGCGGCTGCAGGGGCGGCAGCCCGGCATCCTGGCCGGGGTGGGCCGCCTCCTGGCCGCGCTGGACCGCTGGTATCCCGGCAGCGGGCACTGCCTCTACCACTTCGAAACGCTGGCCCAAGGCGACACGCTCGCGGGACTGCGTTCGCTCGAGCCGGACACGCTCGCGCCGGGACATCCCTACCGCCAGGCGCTCGCCACGCGGGGCGTGAGCCGGCTGGATCCGCAGGCGGCCGCCGCGTCGGGCTGGTACCCGCCGCGCGCCGGCGCGGACGCGCGCTGGCTCCTGCTGCCACTGCGGCTGCCCGCCGACGACGCGGACGCGAGCCCCTGGGGCCTGCTCGAGCTGCGGCTGCCGCCCGCGCTGGACGACGACAGCCTCGACGCCGAGCTCGGCCTGCTGGGCGAGGCGCTGTCGGAGCTGGTGCACAACCACCGGGTGCTGTCGGACGTGGTCTACGTCGACGGCCTGACCCAGGTCTTCAACCGCAGCTTTCTCGACCTGCAGCTGCCGGTGGAGGTGGAGCGCGCGCGCCGCAACGACGAGACCCTCGCGGTCCTGGTGGTGGACCTCGACGACTTCAAGCGCATCAACGACACCTTCGGCCACGAGGCCGGCGACCGTGTCCTGCGCAGCCTCGGCATGCTCGTCCGTGACACGATGCGGCGCGTCGACCAGGTCTTCCGCTTCGGCGGCGAGGAGTTCGTCGTGCTGCTGCCCCGCCTCGACGAGGACTCGGCCCTGCGCGCGGCCGAACGTCTGCGCCTGGCCGTGGCCGAGCACCGGGTGGAGCTGCGCGGCAGCGACAGCCCGCTCGGCGTCACGGTGAGCATCGGCGGCGCGCTCTACCCCCGCGACGGCGCGGACCCCGACGCGCTCTTCCGCGAGGCCGACGCCGCCTGCTACCGCAGCAAGCGCGACGGCAAGAATCGCGTCAGCTTCGCCGGTCCCCCCGGCGTCTGA
- a CDS encoding glucose-1-phosphate adenylyltransferase, translating to MKPMRPYGSVAVLVLAGGRGERLDLLTTLRAKPAVPFGGNFRIIDFVLSNCFHSGMSEVSILTQYLPRSLEDHVGFGRAWDLDRMTSGLQYLHPFRGLERSNWYGGTANALYENLHILEESRADHFLILSGDHIYRMDYRELVAQHEASMSQVTVAVRPVDWAQAHHFGLFETDAAGQVTAFVEKPPEPRSNLASMGIYVIRRQFLLDALTRRGPQEPSLDFGRDLVPDWVSGGDVTLFPFEGYWLDVGTLDSYVQAHRDLLGAKPTFALDDPDWPVLTRTPPRAPMQLGDGARVADSLVSDGCRIQGRVESSILGPGVQVAAGALVRDAIVMEDTVVGEGCHVERCILDKRVLLGAGSRIGAAGAGDPNHERPAVLRSGLSILAKDSVVPPGWSLGRNVRWALSAEQAPPEERFPDHRVPDGESCLA from the coding sequence ATGAAGCCCATGCGTCCCTACGGCAGCGTCGCGGTGCTGGTGCTCGCCGGCGGCCGCGGCGAACGTCTGGACCTGCTCACGACGCTGCGGGCCAAGCCCGCCGTGCCCTTCGGCGGCAACTTCCGCATCATCGACTTCGTCCTGTCCAACTGCTTCCACTCGGGCATGAGCGAGGTGTCGATCCTCACGCAGTACCTGCCGCGCAGCCTCGAGGACCACGTGGGCTTTGGCCGCGCCTGGGATCTCGACCGCATGACCAGCGGTCTGCAGTACCTGCATCCCTTCCGCGGCCTCGAGCGCTCGAACTGGTATGGCGGCACGGCCAACGCGCTCTACGAGAACCTGCACATCCTCGAGGAGTCGCGCGCGGATCACTTCCTCATCCTGAGCGGCGACCACATCTACCGCATGGACTATCGCGAGCTGGTGGCGCAGCACGAGGCGTCGATGAGCCAGGTGACCGTGGCCGTCCGGCCGGTGGACTGGGCGCAGGCGCATCACTTCGGGCTCTTCGAGACGGACGCGGCCGGCCAGGTCACCGCCTTCGTCGAGAAGCCGCCGGAGCCGCGCAGCAACCTGGCCAGCATGGGGATCTACGTCATCCGCCGGCAGTTCCTGCTGGACGCGCTGACGCGGCGTGGGCCGCAGGAGCCGTCGCTGGACTTCGGCCGCGACCTCGTGCCCGACTGGGTGAGCGGTGGCGACGTGACGCTCTTTCCCTTCGAGGGCTACTGGCTCGACGTGGGGACCCTCGACAGCTACGTGCAGGCCCACCGCGATCTGCTGGGCGCGAAGCCCACCTTCGCGCTCGACGACCCCGACTGGCCCGTCCTCACGCGCACGCCGCCGCGCGCGCCGATGCAGCTGGGCGACGGCGCCCGCGTCGCCGACTCGCTGGTGAGCGACGGCTGTCGCATCCAGGGGCGCGTGGAATCCAGCATCCTGGGCCCCGGCGTGCAGGTGGCGGCCGGAGCGCTGGTGCGCGACGCGATCGTGATGGAGGACACGGTGGTGGGCGAGGGCTGCCACGTCGAGCGCTGCATCCTCGACAAGCGCGTGCTGCTGGGCGCGGGCAGCCGGATCGGCGCCGCCGGCGCCGGCGATCCGAACCACGAGCGCCCTGCCGTTCTGCGCTCGGGCCTCAGCATCCTGGCGAAGGACAGCGTGGTGCCGCCGGGCTGGTCCCTGGGACGCAACGTCCGCTGGGCGCTCTCGGCCGAGCAGGCGCCCCCGGAGGAGCGCTTCCCGGATCACCGCGTTCCCGACGGGGAGAGCTGCCTCGCCTAG
- a CDS encoding HDOD domain-containing protein produces the protein MVDTLDKLMAKVGKLPTMPHVASKILELVGNPETSARQLQVVIDSDQVLAMRILKVANSALYSLPRKVKTLKEAIVMLGFNHIRSLVLAEAIQNLFKGKGKRGDLLESMLWEHSVGAAMAAKTVAVKVHPALSEEAFVTTLVHDIGKLILLQSDPQGYHEIVQRIYSEYQPFGGLEIERYDVDHAEVGAALAERWNLHERAVAAIREHHDDTDGDVLTDLVRLGNAMAWKAEWGFRKEPDLELGTLSCAQRLGLGEDALLELLATTRELMAKERATFGVPELGRTRREGEGAEDEAAEQPADA, from the coding sequence GTGGTTGACACACTCGACAAGCTGATGGCCAAGGTGGGCAAGCTGCCCACCATGCCCCACGTGGCCTCGAAGATCCTGGAGCTCGTGGGCAATCCCGAGACCAGCGCCCGCCAGTTGCAGGTGGTCATCGACAGCGATCAGGTGCTGGCGATGCGCATCCTCAAGGTGGCCAACAGCGCGCTCTACTCGCTGCCGCGCAAGGTCAAGACCCTGAAGGAAGCCATCGTGATGCTTGGCTTCAACCACATCCGCAGCCTGGTCCTGGCCGAGGCGATCCAGAATCTGTTCAAGGGCAAGGGCAAGCGCGGCGACCTGCTGGAGTCCATGCTCTGGGAGCACTCGGTGGGCGCCGCGATGGCGGCCAAGACCGTGGCCGTGAAGGTGCATCCCGCGCTGAGCGAGGAGGCCTTCGTCACCACGCTGGTGCACGACATCGGCAAGCTCATCCTCCTGCAGAGCGATCCGCAGGGCTACCACGAGATCGTGCAGCGCATCTACTCCGAGTACCAGCCCTTCGGCGGGCTCGAGATCGAGCGCTACGACGTGGACCACGCCGAGGTGGGCGCGGCCCTGGCCGAGCGCTGGAACCTGCACGAGCGCGCCGTGGCGGCGATCCGCGAGCACCACGACGACACGGACGGCGACGTCCTCACGGACCTGGTCCGGCTGGGCAACGCCATGGCCTGGAAGGCCGAGTGGGGCTTCCGCAAGGAGCCCGACCTGGAGCTGGGCACCCTGAGCTGCGCCCAGCGCCTGGGCCTGGGCGAGGACGCGCTGCTCGAACTGCTCGCCACCACCCGCGAGCTGATGGCCAAGGAGCGCGCCACCTTCGGCGTGCCGGAGCTGGGCCGCACGCGGCGCGAGGGCGAGGGCGCCGAGGACGAGGCGGCCGAGCAGCCGGCGGACGCCTAG
- a CDS encoding sigma-54-dependent Fis family transcriptional regulator, translating to MPASDAVQADGLFVVSAERGFVATVEAWGPVAGAPVFAFPSLQAAYGALDAYDPLILLVDRRSEDGSILGLLRKLRRRFRHLELILLESPRSDRVRGAERLAGVDLFIDLPLPDGDLRLLLERRVRLGRFRRDSKLVGKSEALEQILEMILHIAPTDISVLITGESGTGKELIAQSLHQTSRRAKAPFLALNCGAMPEGTLESELFGHEKGAFTGATSAHPGHFERADGGTLFLDEIGELSPQIQIRLLRVLETGEFIRVGGVRTQSADVRLLAATNRDLDLEVREGRFRRDLLHRIKVMEIRVPPLRERPEDIPLLVEHFLRELHAKEGTPLFSVDPSLMEVLAAAPWLGNIRELRNTVQRMAVLATGSRLGLENLPVDFVRVSEGPASNLPVPLSLRPEEAERELLYRTLLALREDVGEALGILRRFEQQLQDEEFSIEHEGRAFGPGRDLSRAEGGSLEAMERRLVEQALADNHGHRRRTARQLGISERTLYRKLREYGLG from the coding sequence ATGCCCGCATCGGACGCCGTGCAGGCCGATGGCCTCTTCGTCGTCAGCGCCGAACGGGGTTTCGTGGCCACCGTGGAGGCCTGGGGCCCCGTGGCGGGCGCTCCGGTCTTCGCCTTCCCGTCCCTGCAGGCCGCCTACGGCGCCCTCGACGCCTACGACCCCCTGATCCTGCTGGTGGACCGGCGCAGCGAGGACGGCAGCATCCTCGGCCTGCTCCGCAAGCTCCGCCGCCGCTTCCGCCACCTGGAGCTGATCCTCCTGGAGAGCCCCCGCAGCGACCGCGTCCGGGGGGCCGAGCGCCTGGCCGGGGTGGACCTCTTCATCGACCTGCCCCTGCCCGACGGCGACCTGCGCCTCCTGCTCGAACGGCGCGTGCGCCTGGGGCGCTTCCGCCGCGACAGCAAGCTGGTGGGCAAGAGCGAGGCGCTCGAGCAGATCCTCGAGATGATCCTGCACATCGCGCCCACGGACATCAGCGTGCTCATCACCGGTGAGAGCGGCACGGGCAAGGAGCTCATCGCCCAGAGCCTGCACCAGACCAGCCGCCGCGCGAAGGCTCCCTTCCTGGCGCTCAACTGCGGCGCCATGCCCGAGGGCACGCTGGAGAGCGAGCTCTTCGGCCACGAGAAGGGCGCCTTCACCGGGGCGACGTCCGCGCACCCGGGGCACTTCGAGCGCGCGGATGGCGGCACGCTCTTCCTCGACGAGATCGGCGAGCTCAGCCCCCAGATCCAGATCCGTCTGCTGCGCGTGCTGGAGACGGGCGAGTTCATCCGCGTGGGGGGCGTGCGCACCCAGAGCGCCGACGTCCGCCTGCTCGCGGCCACCAACCGCGACCTCGACCTCGAGGTGCGCGAGGGGCGCTTCCGCCGCGACCTGCTGCACCGCATCAAGGTGATGGAGATCCGCGTCCCGCCGCTGCGCGAGCGCCCGGAGGACATCCCCCTGCTCGTGGAGCACTTCCTGCGCGAACTGCACGCCAAGGAGGGCACGCCGCTCTTCAGCGTGGATCCGTCGCTGATGGAGGTGCTCGCCGCGGCGCCGTGGCTCGGGAACATCCGCGAGCTGCGCAACACGGTGCAGCGCATGGCCGTGCTGGCCACCGGCAGCCGCCTCGGCCTGGAGAACCTGCCCGTGGACTTCGTGCGGGTTTCGGAGGGGCCGGCCTCGAACCTGCCGGTGCCGCTCAGCCTCCGGCCCGAGGAGGCCGAGCGCGAGCTGCTCTACCGGACCCTGCTCGCCCTGCGCGAGGACGTGGGCGAGGCGCTGGGCATCCTCCGCCGCTTCGAGCAGCAGCTCCAGGACGAGGAGTTCAGCATCGAGCACGAGGGACGGGCCTTCGGGCCCGGCCGGGACCTGAGCCGGGCCGAGGGGGGCAGCCTCGAGGCCATGGAGCGCCGCCTCGTCGAGCAGGCCCTGGCCGACAACCACGGCCACCGGCGCCGCACGGCGCGCCAGCTCGGCATCAGCGAGCGGACGCTCTACCGCAAGCTCCGCGAGTATGGGCTCGGCTAG
- a CDS encoding LysM peptidoglycan-binding domain-containing protein, producing the protein MSASPRILPLLLLFALGVGACARHEQVPPPSTEVDDEAPGLVTAATDSVTSPGLTADSGTLEEQPAEWSLRDRALAFKPDLQALQGDYDEAVHYIAQGDLLSAQEMIDHAVLTLADAQSDSALTAGGLARLYLTSLQNRLDRLQEILDEESLMHFAAPLEVADDSLVALWYGGLPDMPSRPLRLERNARVDKWVDYFTGNGRKVFQEWLNRGEAYRDVIESALERYELPPELYYLAMIESGFKPTARSSAGAVGPWQFIRGTARRYGLSVDYWVDERRDVVRSTEAACQYLSHLYGIFQDWNLAMAAYNTGEFRVQASVRRAGSRDFWQLRLPRQTQDYVPKMMAAAWVGAHLDEHGFAVQPESPFTYEELEIDEAVDLALIAKKGGFRKAELERLNPHLLRWCTPPDRPAYAVHVPPGRSGSLRTALAQLSNDERVSFARHRVRKGETLYEIAKGYGTTVQAIIDRNGIRNPRSLRAGSVLTIPTHPDRGWQEPTSNGVAASAAKVLPPLDVPGGQSKSFYTVRKGDNLSAISRRLDVPVRNLQRWNGLGRSSRIYPNQVLQYLSSGGDGETASTAAANVRRVHVVTQGESLYSISRRYGTTVQALLGWNREITQETVLHPGDRLVLYTDS; encoded by the coding sequence GTGTCAGCCTCGCCTCGCATCCTCCCACTGCTGCTGCTGTTCGCCCTGGGCGTCGGCGCCTGCGCCAGGCATGAGCAGGTGCCCCCGCCGTCCACGGAGGTGGACGACGAGGCGCCCGGCCTGGTCACGGCGGCGACGGACAGCGTCACGAGTCCCGGCCTGACGGCCGACAGCGGCACCCTGGAGGAGCAGCCGGCGGAGTGGTCGCTGCGCGACCGCGCCCTGGCCTTCAAGCCCGACCTGCAGGCGCTGCAGGGCGACTACGACGAGGCCGTCCACTACATCGCCCAGGGGGATCTCCTCAGCGCGCAGGAGATGATCGACCACGCCGTCCTCACCCTGGCGGACGCCCAGAGCGACAGCGCCCTGACCGCCGGCGGCCTGGCGCGGCTCTATCTCACCAGCCTGCAGAACCGACTGGACCGGCTGCAGGAGATCCTCGACGAGGAATCGCTCATGCACTTCGCGGCGCCGCTCGAGGTGGCCGACGACTCGCTCGTCGCCCTCTGGTACGGCGGCCTACCCGACATGCCCTCCCGCCCGCTGCGGCTGGAGCGCAACGCCCGCGTGGACAAGTGGGTGGATTACTTCACCGGCAATGGCCGCAAGGTCTTCCAGGAGTGGCTGAACCGGGGCGAGGCCTACCGGGACGTCATCGAGAGCGCGCTCGAGCGCTACGAGCTGCCGCCCGAGCTCTACTACCTGGCCATGATCGAGAGCGGCTTCAAGCCCACGGCCCGCAGCTCGGCCGGCGCCGTGGGGCCGTGGCAGTTCATCCGCGGCACGGCGCGCCGCTACGGCCTCAGCGTGGACTACTGGGTGGATGAGCGCCGCGACGTCGTGCGCTCCACCGAGGCCGCCTGCCAGTACCTCTCCCACCTCTATGGCATCTTCCAGGACTGGAATCTCGCCATGGCGGCCTACAACACCGGCGAGTTCCGGGTGCAGGCGTCCGTCCGGCGCGCCGGCAGCCGCGACTTCTGGCAGCTGCGCCTGCCGCGGCAGACCCAGGACTACGTCCCCAAGATGATGGCCGCCGCCTGGGTGGGCGCGCACCTGGACGAGCACGGCTTCGCCGTCCAGCCCGAGAGCCCCTTCACCTACGAGGAACTGGAGATCGACGAGGCGGTGGACCTGGCGCTCATCGCCAAGAAGGGCGGCTTCCGCAAGGCCGAGCTGGAGCGGCTCAACCCGCACCTGCTGCGCTGGTGCACGCCGCCGGACCGCCCCGCCTACGCCGTACACGTGCCGCCGGGTCGCAGCGGCAGCCTGCGCACCGCGCTCGCGCAGCTGAGCAACGACGAGCGCGTCAGCTTCGCGCGCCACCGCGTCCGCAAGGGCGAGACGCTCTACGAGATCGCCAAGGGCTACGGCACCACGGTGCAGGCCATCATCGATCGCAACGGCATCCGGAATCCGCGCTCGCTGCGCGCCGGCTCCGTGCTGACGATCCCCACGCATCCGGACCGGGGCTGGCAGGAGCCCACGTCCAATGGCGTGGCCGCCTCGGCGGCCAAGGTGCTGCCGCCCCTCGACGTGCCCGGCGGGCAGTCCAAGAGCTTCTACACGGTGCGCAAGGGCGACAACCTGTCGGCCATCTCCCGCCGGCTCGACGTGCCGGTGCGCAATCTCCAGCGCTGGAACGGGCTCGGCCGCAGTTCGCGGATCTATCCCAACCAGGTGCTGCAGTACCTCAGCAGCGGCGGCGACGGGGAGACGGCCTCGACCGCCGCGGCCAACGTGCGCCGCGTGCACGTGGTCACCCAGGGCGAGAGCCTCTACTCCATCAGCCGTCGCTACGGGACCACGGTGCAGGCCCTGCTGGGATGGAATCGCGAGATCACGCAGGAGACGGTGCTGCACCCGGGCGATCGCCTGGTGCTCTACACGGACAGCTAG